From one Pseudoliparis swirei isolate HS2019 ecotype Mariana Trench chromosome 5, NWPU_hadal_v1, whole genome shotgun sequence genomic stretch:
- the fam163ab gene encoding LOW QUALITY PROTEIN: protein FAM163A (The sequence of the model RefSeq protein was modified relative to this genomic sequence to represent the inferred CDS: deleted 2 bases in 1 codon), with protein sequence MTAGTVVITGGILATVILLGIIAVLCYCRLQYYCCSKNGSDSGSVCQRHFAGSASGLDGSVVTPLSVSPPAGEEEEEEEEPGSPDPTKPSGGPRSYCPSCSPYDSPFYVRTTDELRNGGERVTYMPTHYENRALATPLPGVRGPLLRDARRGRPPDFYINTRAISTEV encoded by the exons ATGACAGCTGGAACTGTCGTCATAACCGGGGGAATACTGGCCACAGTGATACTGCTGGGTATCATCGCTGTGCTCTGTTACTGCAGACTCCAG TACTACTGCTGCTCGAAGAATGGGTCTGACAGCGGCTCCGTGTGTCAGCGGCACTTCGCCGGCAGCGCCTCCGGCCTGGACGGCTCGGTCGTCACGCCGCTGTCCGTgtccccgccg gccggggaggaggaggaggaggaggaggagcccggTTCCCCCGACCCCACCAAGCCCAGCGGGGGGCCGCGGAGCTACTGCCCCTCCTGCTCGCCCTACGACTCGCCCTTCTACGTCCGCACCACGGATGAGTTGCGCAACGGCGGCGAGCGCGTCACCTACATGCCCACGCACTACGAGAACCGGGCGCTGGCCACGCCCCTGCCCGGCGTGCGGGGCCCCCTGCTGAGGGACGCCCGGCGGGGCCGCCCCCCCGACTTCTACATCAACACCCGGGCCATCAGCACCGAGGTGTGA